The following DNA comes from Salminus brasiliensis chromosome 21, fSalBra1.hap2, whole genome shotgun sequence.
ACcggagcttatcctgctttcgttgaaggaactgtctactgtccagtgaagaaggctttctacaagattttggagcattgctgtgaggatttgattgcattcagcaacaagagcagcgatagtgaggtcagaatgtttgatgaccaccaccccatccttatcctcaactctccccctcatcccaaaagcatcattccagggaactcACTTCCACTACTCCACTGCTTTATACCATTTTAGCTCACGTGCAACTTGAAGTATCTGAAAGCATTcgtgagaaggggtgtccacaaacatttggacatatagtgtactcaTTTTAATGAAAGCTAGTCCATTGCTTGGTCCATAGTTAGTCCAAATCtctcatctgtctctgtcttatttaattatttactaCTTGTAACACATTTTCCTGAGCCTCTTTGTAATGTTGGAGAAAAACCAAAAGGAACGTGGTACCCCTCCTCCACCTTCAGGCCTCAGAATTCCCCCACCGCAAACATTATTTCAACGTCTCTTGAGATGAGCTGAGGTCACACCAAATGACAACAATGTGGGATTGCAAAATCTCTTTAGTTACCACCACACTACACACAGCCACTCCCAGACATATCTGAGGTACATCAGTTCTAGCAGGACCTGTCTCTTCAGCTGGATTTACAGGGTGTGTTGTTTTTACCTTAGAAGCACTCTCAAACAATTCAGCATGGTTTTTCATGCAGGCTGCAGAGGAGGCCAAAACAGTCGcctctttctgtctgtattgAAACCTTGTGACCAGCTTGGACTGTGGtcagtttctcttttttttccgaGGTAGGTGGGAGAGGAGCTTTTACACAGACACAGCTTTTCCAAAGCCACACAAACCCATTCCTGCTTCACAGGCTAGCAATGGCGCTAGAAGCTGCATTAGGTCTTATAAACGTAGCACAAAAAGTAAggattttttctttgttgtgatAATGCTTATTGGCAATAAATCTTATATTACtaatttcccttttaaatggtgccacatttgtaaggaacatgAATTTGCAGGAcgagcagcagagctgagtatGTCGGTGGTGCCCATGAAAAATTTGACAAAACCTCCCTGCCAACGCCAAACAGCTCATTCTGCCATTGACCCGTTTGGTGTTTGGAGGACTGGATGATTGAAGTTTGAAGAAACAAGACAATATTGGCAATTtaacaatttattcatttaacaagCAGGAGCCTCAGTAGCATCTGGAAGAACCATACACAGCCACAACAGCCTGGCACCTCCTTCTCATGCTGGTCACCAGCCTGGTCTGGCCACACTGGTATGGGATAGCAACCCAGCCTTTGTCGCAAGTCAGCCAACGTGGTTGTGTTGGTCACTTTGGCATCCCACAAgtgttcaatggggttgagggcAGGACTGCTGGCAGGCCCTTCCATCCTCTCCATCCCCAAATTCTGGAGGTTGTCTCTGATGACTGCATTGCGTTGCCATCTTTTCAACAGTGTAAGATTTATTGCCAAGAAGCATCATTACAGCAAAGAACCAATCTGCATTCTGCAGTAATGTGCTAGCTACTCGCTAGAATGTTAGCCCTGAGCTAATCTACAAGTTTACTGTGTGAGGAGGCTCTCCTCTGGACATCAGAGTTGTGATGACTGTCTCTTTCACACCACTTAACCGTCGTTAACGACCTTGGCCTTGCAGTGGTTTTGCTCTGCTCATTCCTCACAACAGCTAATAAGGCTAATCGTCTGGGAATGCCAAGCATCTGCTCTACTCTTTAAAGACGTCCCAGTGTACGTCAAATAAGATCGGTCCGTGCTTTACATGTAGAGTCCACCATTCAAAAGATTTAAGGCACATAAAACAAGGCACatacaccacatgtccaaatatatgtggacaccccttctaaggaatgcattcagcaacttttaagttgcactcattgcttaCAGATTTGCAGATCTGctaatgcactcacacacaaacacagtttgtctagttcctgtagagaagcactgccaaaacAATAGGACTggctggagcagacaaacatgaacctgatggcaccatgctgcctaatgccagctgaAGTGGTCTAGATGGGAATGAACAgttttctctgaaatgatggttggtgctccatccagtactttttgggataagttggggagttgcggATGAgctgggttggtgatcatccagtatcctgacctcactaactcccctgtcgctaaatgcaatcaaatcctcgcagcaatgctccaaaatctagctgaAAGCcacctttcctggacagtagagacagttactccaaaaaaagtacccttgatttcagaagaccaaggaatgagcaagtgtcccaataattCTGCCCATAATTCTGCCCACTACAGTCTGtagcaatgactgtagaaaacatggacagtgcaATGTCTCAAAGCTaaaggtctagcgcctctgctggctggttgcagtcatctgcaggacctgcactgcatcctttctgttcattacatggagtagcaACTCATGACTCAAGTTCATGAGCTGCACTGTTGCTGTTGAAGCATTACACCTACTGGACAACCTGGGAAGAATCCTACGAGTCAACACAGTGTCTACAGTATAGCCTGCAGAAGTACACTACACTGTTGTGAGCCTGGTGCGTAGATGCGTCTGCGGCGCTCTGCAGCCAAAACACTAGTCTGGTGAGGGCTGGGGGGAGGGCCGGTGGGTTTGTGATGCCCACAGTTGACTTTTGTAACGTATTACAAGCGGCGGTGACTGAAACTGAGCAGATTGTGTTGGAGGTGGAGCAAAATAGCTGCAAAATAGATTGGCTGGACAAGCTGAATCGAGATCACTAAGCTCATATCTTCTAAACCATCTCCTCCGCAGCCTCCATTCTCCACCATGTCCAACATGTCCGGTTCACCCCATCAGTAAATTAGCAAGGCCTCGGTGACCTTTGTGAGGAAGATGAAACACAGCCAAGCAGAAAATAATCAGCAGGCTTCTTCACAAAGCACAAATTCCCATTATCAGATAACCCAGACCAAAGATCACCCACCAAGACTGACCAATAGGAGGACCCCCCAACCCCCTTCCCACCCTCCTCCACTACTGCAGTGCAGTCTTGACTTTTGGACTAAAGGACTCTCATCATAGAAGAAAGATTCATGCAGTTTAGTCATTAAAATGGTCAGTCGTGgccaaaaatatgtggacacccACACACCCAATGTGCACTTTTCCGCtgaatgtgtgaatgtgagctAATAAACATGTGCTGTAGGCCAAGGAGCAAAGAAAGCAAGTCGTTTTCCATTCCTAGAGAAACGAACAGAGCCCCAGCTGTACTGCCATTTAATTTGAGCCATGACAGCTATGTGGTCCACAGGCTGGCCGAAAGGACGTCCCTCTATTTATATCTGATTAGGAACAGCTAGCGGAGAATTCCAGCATGCTTACAGCGGCACCAGTCAAAGTCATCCTCCCTTTCAGCTTAGAGGAAGGCTCTCCAAACTACATGAAACCTGGAGGAGACACCAGTGTGTCAGTCTTAAATTAAAGACAGGATagggtcatgtgaaaaaattaggacaccccctGAAAAACCTGTCTTTTTGAACGTTTGAATATATGAACATTTGACcttcatttgaacaattttGAGAGATGgatgtaatataactaaacacatacaactgactTAAActatatgtaaaatgtaattaacagattAATTACATTTCGTGTGAGTAAAAGGTTACAAAATCCAAAATTTATTACcatttaaaatgtctaaaattaaaatcaggtgcagatgattagaacatggttagagaggattctggaggagcttttattaattaaaccttGATTATTAAAGCGAGTGGTAACGATCAACACAGCCAGGTCCaaggagctctctgaggccttcagataGAAGGTTACAGACACAGAGGAGTCTGAGCATTAAAACATTATGTCCAAGACAGATGAATCCAAAGTTTCATTATTTGGGCATAGTAACAGAAGGCATGTTTggcccaaaagtattgggacacctgctcattttattgtttcttccaaaatccaggatattaaaataaataaaaagttttttgctggagtaactgtaagaaggctttctactagactctggagcactgctgctggcattttattgcattcagcaacaaaagtgttagtgttaggcgatcaccaccccacctcatcaccaactcatcccaaaagtattggatggagcaccatccatcattctagacaacacagttcttccactgctatacagctcctcaatgctggggggctttataccactctagcccacgcctggcattaggcagcatggtgccaataaattcatgtttatctgctccaaagagtcctattctactaaatgtattatatagaaggggtgtccacaaacatttagacatagtcgtgcatttataataaaataaataaaaaaaaccaagcaaacaaaaaaaaaaaaaaaacacacaaaacacagacaaaggGGTCTCATGGGTTGTGCAATTTGTCACATGACTTGGCTATAATAAAAGACTACAATAAAGTTAAGAACAAGATAAACAGgatattaaacaaaaaaaagtattaggagcagaaaatgaagcatatttattatttttttaatacaaaatatCACTTTTGTAAAACCTCccaaaaaaaagtgaaattcTAAAAGCTGAAAATACTATTACTACAAACTACAATCTTAAAGAGTATTTACACAACAGCATAAGACATCCCAACTTTAGCGTAATTACTAATAGTATCTCAGATTCATGTACAGTATTATTAGCATAGAAAAAAAAGAGGTAGGGTCAACTGCTTCATCTCTCATATCTGATCAGAACCAATCAAACAGGAAAATGACGTGCCGATCCTGACCGAACGGTTGAGGATGAAAGCACAGAATAAGGGGGTTGTCGAATGAAAGCCACTCCATTCTCTACCTGACTGACGGAcgaacagacacacagacaaacagacagatgtGCCGGCAGCTCAGCCGACAACAGaacaagaaaacaagaaaaacagggaaggaaaaaaaaaaacaaaaaaaaaaacgagcagTCATCCATGTGTGTCCGACGTGCAGGTTAAATCAGTGGATGTGGGAGCAGGTAGAgcgtgagagtgagtgagagcgagagagagagagcccgagagatacacagagtaaaagaaagagagagggggtgagagagagagagagagagacagacagagagagctaAAGAGCCTCCAGCACCGTAGTTTGAGTGGTTGTTAAGGCAGTGTCAGCAGCTCAATGAGGCCACAGGCCCATTTCTCTCAGCTTTAAAGGAACACTCCAACGCTTCTCAAACCGGATCTCCGTCCGCTCCTTCGAAAGCATAGGGTTGAATAGCATGGATCAGAATTTCAACAGGCTTCCCTGTTTTTGGAAAAGAATGGAACACTTactaatagaagtcaatggggcAGTTGCTGAATTCTGGGACAAAACTCTACAGACTTTACATTTTGATGATACATTTTATCGTCAACATGATAAATGTTAACttgtgatacacaatacacTTTTCTGGAATGTTGAGGATATTTTCAATacttaatcaaataaaaaaaatactgaacaaCTACATATTTCTTTAGAAATTAAACTGAATTGGGCATAATGAAATTCTTGAGTTTGAGAGAGTAGTATACATTAAAACAGTGTACACTCAAATATAATCATGTTCAAAGGgtcaaagggttttttttttgtttgtttttttaatttgagATGCCGTatgagaaccacttttggtcccaAAAATAACCGTGTCTGTTCATAACAGAAATGTGAGGTTTTTAGGGAACCACTCAAGTCTTTAAGTATCAGGATAACATTTTATGCCATGTCGCCCACCCCTTAACACAGTTTCAGGATAAGATTAGACTAAGGTTTTCTGGCACATCACGACAACCCACTTTACTGGCAACACATTAGAACATATTCTTCCCTCTGGAAAACTAGTCCCATCTATGAAAGGACAAATTACACAAGACTTTATATCTTAACAATTAACTTAATGATGTTCTACAGTACATCTAGCAGTACATCTTTCTCGTCAACATGTTTTTTGCAGATTTCAGCAACTGCCCACTGGCTTCTTGTAcaagtgaggaaaaaaaaaaagaagaggtcAACAGGTTTTCTGTTGAAACACAGTAAAATTACTGTGATGAACGAGCTTATGCTGCAGATGTGGCAGATAGAGATTAGGCTGAAAAATGCTACAGCATTCCTTTAAGTCTCAagacttttaaacacacatacacacacacatccttctCATTTATACAGATTTTAGTGCGAGAGGAGAAAAACAACTCTTCCGGTGCAGCATTATTATAGAGCATGCTCAAAGGCCTGAGATCAGGCCTCTTATATGTTAGTCCAGTCTTTAAGTCCAGCCTTAACCAGTGACGTTATTTCACATTTGGCATTGTCTATGTGCAGGTTAATGTGAATCTCTGTACAAGTATGAGGAGCGTGGAATTCGAGGCTTtgcaaaataaaagttttttttcgaCATATCCTGCATAgaaattttaaaattaaaagaacATTTTGAGCATGTGGTGTACCCAACGATTCTGAGATGCATAAGCTTTATCTCTGTGAGATTTGCCTTTAAATCTGTTCTGAGATCAAGAGGCTGGTCCTAGATCAGCATGAAGGGGCTATGTCTTTCCCCAGACCTCAAAGACTTAGAGATGGCCATCGTTGGATCACCACAGGACTTTTCCTTCTTTCGGCCATGTGTCATCCTGGTGATGCCTTAACTGCGTTATGGACAACAgtctaaaaaagtaaaaaaataattaaaaaaataaataaacacctgCTGATGTTACACTATTGGTGCGTCCGCCTTCCGAGCACCAACAGCATTATTTGGCATTTCAAAGTTAGGCATAAAATGTGGTAGGAAGTTATTATTTGTAGTTTAGTTGTTTTATGTCAATGTATATGAATACATAAAGTTTttgttaaataatttaaaaaaacaaaaacagcttgtTAGATTTTAGGCTGTGTGCACTGATTTTAGACTAATCAGCAAGTGGAGAACACTCATAGAGCCAAACAGTTGGCCAGCAACTCTACagcatgtatgtatatatgtatacacacacacactgtacatctCGTTAATTACGGTTCCTTCAACTCAAGTGACAATTTCTCTACTAGTAGCTCATTTCACTACtgcaaaaacactgcagtacttCCAGGTTAAGATAATAGCTCATTTAATAGTTCATTTGTGTGGGATAAGGTAATAAATAACTGGCAAGCCAAAGCTGATATTATGAAGATATGTGAAAGCCTGATCTGAGATCAGCCCCAATATGGTCGACAAATTTGTGAAGGATGGACCACATATCTGCTCTGAACAAATAGACACAGAAGATACATAATGAGAATGGGGGAGGGCCAGGGAATCAATTGGTCCGTTGTtaatggggtggggtggggtggggggtttgCTGTGTTATGAACAGTGCCAGTGCAGGGCTGATCAGTGCACCCCGTTCATGATGTGCTTCTGGTGGATCTCCAGGGTGGTGGGGTGGTCCTGGTTATGCTGAGCAGGGCTCAGGTCTTCCTCCCACAGTCTGGCGTTTTTTCGGATCTCGTCCAGAGTGTACTCCTGCAGAATGGTCCCgttctcaaacacagtcacCAGCATGTCCTGCACGCACggatacaataataaaaacaaccatTACAAAGCAGATTAATTGAACAGGATGTGTCAATTccttcagcagcagctcacctgatttaccatcattaatcACTAATTTACCAAACTAGGTATTGATAAGATGAGAACTccaaataatactagactccatgaggagaactttggagatgttctaatgaataCAGTAATGGTGTAAGGTAACACCACCAGGTAACACTACTggtaccacaccatgtgggagactggggttcccagtctgggtgactatgctgtgccacaccaataagagtccttggacacgactcctaacactacattggctctcctctgtaatacgagtaacctatGTATTATATAAGAACTTCAGATAAAATCTGACAATTGAGAACTGATATTGATCAATGTTACCTATTTGGCTTCTGAATATTGGATATTGGTATTTGGCACAATTATCCCATTAGTCAGGTCTTACTTATGAAACAGGGGTTTGTGAAGTTCTCTTCACTTTCATAAAACCAGAGTTCTTACCTCCTCAGGTTTGCCCACGCCCCTCTCCACTGTCTCTATAAACCCGTCTGAGTTTCTCCTCAGAGATAGACGACCTCGCTTTGATCCTTTAGATGGGTCGGTCACTGGCTGCTTATACACATccatctaaacacacacacaaacacacacaaacatgtgtTTAACATAAGTTCACACAATTCTGGTTCATGAAAGCAGTGCTTGCACAGGGTCAGTTGGTCCATAAAACTGTCCCATTTTACATCTTTAGAAGAGAGTCACTAGAAACAAGTGGAACCACATGGCATGAACAAAATTTTATTATTGatagaatataaataaataaataaataaataaatatcaaactaaaaattgtatttatatttttttctaaaaaagaTAGTCTTAGCGATTTGAgatattttgttttattcatattaataatacttatttttgtagttttattaatatttcatatttatacatttatattttatatgggcaattactataatatatatagcatAATTATATAAGTTCAATAATAAtccataattattataataattaatatattataatacatgATAAATACAATTGTAATAtctacaaatatataataaatatttttattatataatagtaGTActattcaaaataataatagaacacaacaatgttttattattaaaacatattttttaaatataaaaacatctttttaaaaaagctaACGTCACAATGACGAAAGCCAAATGCGGCCCTGTGCAGAcccacaggtaagtgaaaagcTAACTCACCCCCTTCCCGTTGGTTTCCACATAGCTGCACTTGAAAGCACAATTTAATGTGTCTCTGTTGAGCTTTTGCAGCAGAGCACTTCCACAGCCGAAAAACACATTCTCTGCGCTCCAGCCCTCATCGCTGAGCTTCTTCAGGATCTGAGAACAGCCACACAAGACAATAAAGTGGGGTTCAACATGTAATACAAAGGTTTTCCAAATTATTCCCATTCTTATAGGAATTCTCCAGTGTGCTGCGGATTGCCACAGACACGGCATTGCTGAAGCAACTGCCCATTGGCTTTTATTACGTATTAAGTGTTTCAACATGGTTTGTGCCCCCACCCAACAAAAACATGTTGCAACGATCTTTGGTAAGCAGCTGTATGTTACAGATAAAGGTTGAAGAAATGATTTTTTTGTTAAGAAAACTGTTTTTGTTACAGGAATTGGTGATGAACAGGAATTGgtacagtattgcaaaatacaatatcacaatattccATATAATTGATATTTTTTACACCCCTAGTATCAATGTAGTATTTTCCACAATAGTGAATTCCAAGTAACATTTTTGCCAATGGGGTCAAAGCTGCAATTCATTTAGCTATTTaattacagcagcagcagctgaattTAAATGAAGTTCACAACCGTGGTCACGATTGTGATCGATCCTGCTTACCTCATCAACGGAGCAGAGATCAATCCCATCACCCTGAATGATGCGCAGATATGATGGAAGCACCTTATACCCTACAGAGTTCAGAGAGCAGCTAAAACACTTCTCTAGAATCTTTATCAcctaaagagagagacagagacagacaaacagaaagagagagaggagggttaTGATTTTTATCTTTCGATTACACACGTAACACAAGAGCTTGAAAAAGGCTCGGTATGACATCATAAGTTAATCAATAATGAGTCACAGACTTGGAGAGAAGCTCTTGCTCAGGCTGCAAAATCCAATCACTCTAAACAAGGCGCAAGGTGGCCACCAGCAAATCAATACAGTGACGTACTGCAGGATGCCTTACACTGCTCTTGTGAAGGAAACTCCCACTGTAGAAGGGAAGGAGGGCTAAAGGACAGGTTCTCAAACTGAAGAGAGTTCATTTGTAGCAGACACACTTAACGGTTGAAAGTGTAGCTTTAGGACACGTTTTTTGAGTGTTACTGATTAGGGGAAGgggtaaaaaataaatttcTTCTTTCCCCATTAAACAGGTTCAGCTGTGATTATAATGCCAAGTAGGGAAAGAACTAAtctaaacatctccaaaatggcaagttCAATAAAAGCCAATGTAAGAAAAtacccccaagcattgagctgtggagcagtgaaagaactgtgttctctggaatgatggttggcgattcatccagtacttttgggaggagtttgggaagttttgggatgaggtggggtggtgctcatccaacatcctgacctcactaatgtctTTGTTGCtggtatgcaatcaaatcctcacaacaatggtCTAAAacctagtaaaaagccttctttcctgtagaaacagttactccaacaaatgcaagCTAAAGTCTTTTCTTATTACCCttaatatagaaaaaaaacagtgaatgagcaggtgtcccaatatttttgtccatacaatAAAAGCAACTAGTCATAAGCTGGACAGCAGACTGAGACAGGCTTCTTTTACATTACAGACTAGGCGTCTGCATGAAAATCACTTTCATACATGCTCCGAGGACACCCATAATGGATAATGGTCATCCATGGTATAATAAATCAGGTCGTATGACTGATCAAGTGTTCCTGTAACAGCACTGCAGGCACCAGTAAATTACTGGACTTGTTCCCAGACCCATTGTGTTCACAGTTGTTCTATCTGCAAATACTGCAAAAAAGATTTTTCTCAGAATTGTTCGTATTGTCTTGTTCAGAGCTGATGGAACCTCAACCTAATATGCAGCTTTTATTTTAGTGATATTCCAGTTCCTAAAACGTGCCTCGAAAGGCACTGTAACGCTCAATACGATCCAAATAATGAGCTTTTAATGAGGAAAACACTcgtttctgcactgttttaaaGAAAGAGACTCATGTTGAAAAGGGCCTGTGGTAGCTTGCTAGCATAATAGCTAATGTAGCTGATATTTTAGTACAGTTATAGATCTTAAAGCTTTAAAACTACTACAGCTGAATTAGCTATTGTGCTAACCAACTAGCATACAGACTAACCAACTTCATTTACTCCACTGCAATAAACACAGATCCCGCTATGAGCACTTACTCATAGACAGCTGTACAcaagcatttgttgacaagctaagagatacagaagcagcatctgaaggtttAGAAGCATCTGGACAGAGGCGAAAGGGTAAATATACTGAATACGATTTTAGACAAATATTACTCTGGTATTACAGGGTTACGCAGTGCGAGAGGTTTTGTTTAGCTCTATCAAAGTTACAAGGTGCAGAAGCAGTGTTCCAGGGTCAGGTGTGGCAATGACCAAGACACCATTCTCCCTGTTGCCATCTGTGGAGCATCAatgtgattctgaagctgctatttcaAAAGTACAGTTTCTACATAATGTGGCTTTAACTGAGCAATAGGGGTTTCAATGCAAATGCAGCCATTGTGCCAGTTTCTCAGCAGGTGGCACCTACTTCCAGCAGTGTCTCTGTGGGGTCTCCAGAGTCTGGGCGAATGACGAGCACTGAGTCTTCACTGCGCTCCATCACTCTCTCCTTCAGCTTGTCGCCCCAGATGTGTTTGCAGGCCTTGAAGATGTCGTAGCTGTCGCTGACTACAGCCACTGGACCGGTGGGGAACTGGTCCAGCAGGTACTCGTACGCTTCCTTCTCTCTGCTTCGACCCCAGGAGATGATGgtgctacacacacaaacaaacaaacaccagaGATATTAGACCATACACTGAGCTTTAGTCTCAAGATCCCCATGGTTATTCCTTTTCTACCATCACTTCAGAAAGCTTGAAGTCTTTCACCcatttaatgcattttcttCAGGGCTCTGGAAGGGGGGTGGTCAGACCAGATCTTTCTTAAGGTCTTTAGAAGAGAAACACATGTTCAGAATTGCAGTCTGCATCCAAACAGAGACGCTGCTCTGCCAGGCAATCACATGAGCTGGAAGAGCTCCAGTGCAGCTTTAGTTCTGCGGAGTTAAGAGAGTGAGTCAGTGAATCTGCTGTTTTGAAGGAATCTGAGTGAATCAGTGTGAACACTTCGTCGGGCGACAGTGCCAGAGGAGGCCGATGAGTCAGTGCCAGATGTTCTGATAGCTGCCCAGGAGGCAGGAAAATTAAACGACGACAGCAAAGACGCTGCTGAGGAAGTCAGGAAATAAAAGGCAGAATAAGAACTGAATAGACATCTGCTTCACTGAACCCCCAACCAGGCGTACTCGTGACCAGTTAACAGGGTGTAAGGAGAAATACTGTGggaaatattttgttttttcttgatGATGTAGCAAAGTCGCTTTGAGATGCTACTTTCATAGGAGATAAAACATTCAATATGATCTGTAGACATTtggaaaggttcttcatgctcacaCTCAATCTCTATTACgaacaaggttctttatggaaccaaaagaagCAAGTGGATGGGTCACCTGTGTTCTGCAGCAGGTATGGAGAATCCAGCCATGGGGCAGTTGTAGTAGCGCTGGGCCATAAGCAGTCCAGCCACTGTGTCTGTGCTGCAGAAGTTGACCAAGTGAGCGGCTCCTCCGAGTGCCGCTgactgagaaagagaaatagagagacaaTCAAAGATCTTGGCCCTCAACTCTGAGCTGCTTTTGAGAACATACACTACAC
Coding sequences within:
- the nampt2 gene encoding nicotinamide phosphoribosyltransferase 2; the encoded protein is MAAQDFNFLLATDSYKITHYKQYPPNVNRVYSYFECRHKKGAQFNEVVFFGLQYLLKRYIAGRVVTEEKIQEAKVFYQMHFKQAVFDEEGWRKVMERYDGRLPIRIKAVPEGRIIPRGNVLFTVENTDPDFYWLTNYIETMLVQMWYPITVATISREFKKILAKHLKATSGSLEGLEFKLHDFGYRGVSSQESAALGGAAHLVNFCSTDTVAGLLMAQRYYNCPMAGFSIPAAEHSTIISWGRSREKEAYEYLLDQFPTGPVAVVSDSYDIFKACKHIWGDKLKERVMERSEDSVLVIRPDSGDPTETLLEVIKILEKCFSCSLNSVGYKVLPSYLRIIQGDGIDLCSVDEILKKLSDEGWSAENVFFGCGSALLQKLNRDTLNCAFKCSYVETNGKGMDVYKQPVTDPSKGSKRGRLSLRRNSDGFIETVERGVGKPEEDMLVTVFENGTILQEYTLDEIRKNARLWEEDLSPAQHNQDHPTTLEIHQKHIMNGVH